The Streptomyces luteogriseus genome includes a window with the following:
- a CDS encoding helix-turn-helix domain-containing protein has product MSAQDDVDDVAEFAALLRTLKERTDRSYGSLARRLAMNTSTLHRYCAGEAVPLDFAPVERFAALCGASPEERLELHRRWLLAVAARQRPRTANTADTADTASTAGTAQEGAVAAAADEAEHAPDVADDSAEGPAEEPPLPRHPWYRRRRGAVGLTAACVVLAALGGLAALPDGRRAPAGDRAGSAGPAPSAMTETRAPDRRDASPTPSGGSPSPRRSSPSVTPEQPKPSPTPSPRTTPPTGGSAPAPPLTWSADSQAWKLGCGHDYVVAKPPGQVPPPPVPQDAGVWAASQNAVHGGETLVQLTVQGRTDTAVVLEALRVRVVGRTAPAQGNAYAMGRGCGGSITPRSFDVNLDKDRPIARAVAGSDTGTPIPAVRMPYRVSARDPEVLLVNARTQGCDCRWYLELDWSSQGRTGTVRIDDDGRPFRTSAIKGLSRYVYDLSAREWMPYS; this is encoded by the coding sequence GTGTCGGCACAGGACGACGTCGACGACGTCGCGGAGTTCGCGGCGCTGCTGAGGACGCTGAAGGAGCGCACGGACCGCAGTTACGGCTCGTTGGCCCGGCGCCTGGCGATGAACACCTCGACCCTGCACCGCTACTGCGCGGGCGAGGCGGTCCCGCTCGACTTCGCCCCCGTGGAGCGTTTCGCCGCCCTGTGCGGGGCGTCCCCGGAGGAACGTCTGGAGCTGCACCGTCGCTGGCTCCTGGCGGTGGCCGCGCGGCAGCGGCCCCGGACGGCGAACACGGCCGACACGGCCGACACGGCGAGCACGGCCGGTACGGCGCAGGAGGGCGCGGTCGCCGCCGCGGCGGACGAAGCGGAGCACGCACCGGACGTGGCCGACGACTCGGCGGAGGGCCCTGCGGAAGAACCACCGCTCCCCCGTCACCCCTGGTACCGGCGCAGACGTGGCGCGGTCGGGCTGACCGCCGCCTGCGTGGTGCTCGCGGCACTCGGGGGCCTCGCGGCGCTGCCGGACGGGCGGCGTGCACCCGCCGGCGACCGGGCGGGCTCGGCCGGTCCGGCCCCCTCCGCCATGACGGAGACCAGGGCACCGGACCGGCGCGACGCCTCCCCCACTCCGAGCGGTGGCTCCCCGAGTCCCCGGCGGTCCTCTCCCTCCGTCACCCCGGAGCAGCCGAAGCCCTCCCCGACACCCTCCCCCCGCACCACCCCGCCCACCGGCGGCTCCGCGCCCGCCCCGCCCCTCACCTGGTCGGCCGATTCCCAGGCCTGGAAACTCGGCTGCGGTCACGACTACGTCGTCGCCAAGCCGCCCGGGCAGGTGCCACCACCGCCCGTCCCGCAGGACGCGGGGGTCTGGGCCGCATCACAGAACGCGGTGCACGGCGGCGAGACGCTCGTACAGCTGACCGTGCAGGGGCGAACGGACACGGCTGTCGTACTGGAGGCACTGCGCGTGCGCGTGGTGGGGCGGACGGCCCCGGCGCAGGGCAACGCCTACGCCATGGGCCGGGGCTGCGGCGGTTCGATCACCCCTCGTTCCTTCGACGTGAACCTGGACAAGGACCGCCCCATCGCCCGCGCGGTCGCCGGGAGCGACACGGGCACGCCGATCCCGGCGGTGCGCATGCCGTACCGCGTCTCCGCGCGGGACCCCGAGGTGCTGCTGGTCAACGCCAGAACCCAGGGGTGCGACTGCCGCTGGTACCTGGAGCTGGACTGGTCCTCGCAGGGCCGCACGGGCACGGTCCGGATCGACGACGACGGCCGCCCGTTCCGGACCAGCGCCATCAAGGGGCTGTCCCGCTACGTGTACGACCTCTCGGCCCGCGAGTGGATGCCGTACAGCTAG
- a CDS encoding pyruvate dehydrogenase, whose product MAKQNVAEQFVDILTRAGVKRLYGVVGDSLNPVVDAVRRNSAIDWIHVRHEETAAFAASAEAQITGGLAACAGSCGPGNLHLINGLYDAHRSMAPVLALASHIPSSEIGLGFFQETHPDRLFAECSHYSEMISSPEQMPRLLQTAIQNAVGRSGVSVVTLPGDIADRPAPEKAAETALVTSRPTVRPGDAEIDRLVEMIDSAGKVTLFCGSGTAGAHAEVMEFAGKIKSPVGHALRGKEWIQYDNPFDVGMSGLLGYGAAYEATHECDLLILLGTDFPYNAFLPDDVQIAQVDVRPEHLGRRSKLDLAVWGDVRETLRCLIPRVKEKKNRRFLDRMLKKHADALEGVVKAYTRKVEKHTPIHPEYVASVLDEVASDDAVFTVDTGMCNVWAARYISPNGRRRVIGSFSHGSMANALPMAIGAQFTDRKRQVVSMSGDGGFSMLMGDFLTLVQYDLPVKVVLFNNSSLGMVELEMLVAGLPSYGTANKNPDFAAVARACGAYGVRVEKPKDLPGALKDAFKHKGPALVDVVTDPNALSIPPKIKAEMVTGFALSASKIVLDGGVGRMLQMARSNLRNVPRF is encoded by the coding sequence ATGGCCAAACAGAACGTCGCTGAACAGTTCGTCGACATCCTGACCCGTGCCGGAGTCAAGCGTCTCTACGGCGTCGTCGGTGACAGTCTCAACCCGGTCGTCGACGCCGTCCGCCGAAACTCCGCCATCGACTGGATCCACGTCCGGCACGAGGAGACCGCCGCCTTCGCCGCCAGTGCCGAGGCACAGATCACCGGCGGGCTCGCCGCCTGCGCCGGCTCCTGCGGCCCGGGCAACCTCCACCTCATCAACGGCCTCTACGACGCCCACCGCTCCATGGCCCCGGTCCTCGCCCTCGCCTCGCACATCCCGTCCAGCGAGATCGGCCTCGGCTTCTTCCAGGAGACCCACCCCGACCGGCTGTTCGCCGAGTGCAGCCACTACAGCGAGATGATCTCCAGCCCGGAGCAGATGCCGCGGCTGCTGCAGACCGCCATCCAGAACGCGGTCGGACGCAGCGGTGTCAGCGTCGTCACCCTGCCCGGCGACATCGCCGACCGGCCCGCCCCGGAGAAGGCGGCCGAGACCGCCCTCGTCACCTCCCGCCCCACGGTCCGGCCCGGTGACGCCGAGATCGACCGGCTCGTCGAGATGATCGACAGCGCCGGCAAGGTCACCCTCTTCTGCGGCAGCGGCACGGCCGGCGCGCACGCCGAGGTCATGGAGTTCGCCGGGAAGATCAAGTCCCCGGTCGGGCACGCCCTGCGCGGCAAGGAATGGATCCAGTACGACAACCCCTTCGACGTGGGCATGAGCGGCCTGCTCGGCTACGGCGCCGCCTACGAGGCCACCCACGAGTGCGACCTGCTGATCCTGCTCGGCACCGACTTCCCTTACAACGCGTTCCTCCCCGACGACGTCCAGATCGCCCAGGTCGACGTCCGGCCCGAACACCTCGGCCGCCGCTCCAAGCTGGACCTCGCGGTGTGGGGCGACGTACGGGAGACGCTGCGCTGTCTGATCCCGCGGGTGAAGGAGAAGAAGAACCGCCGCTTCCTCGACCGCATGCTGAAGAAGCACGCCGACGCGCTGGAGGGGGTGGTGAAGGCGTACACCCGCAAGGTCGAGAAGCACACGCCGATCCACCCCGAGTACGTGGCGTCCGTGCTCGACGAAGTGGCCTCCGACGACGCCGTGTTCACCGTCGACACCGGTATGTGCAACGTCTGGGCCGCCCGCTACATCTCACCCAACGGCCGGCGCCGCGTCATCGGTTCCTTCTCCCACGGCTCGATGGCGAACGCGCTGCCCATGGCGATCGGCGCCCAGTTCACCGACCGCAAACGGCAGGTCGTGTCGATGTCCGGCGACGGCGGCTTCTCCATGCTGATGGGCGACTTCCTGACGCTCGTCCAGTACGACCTGCCCGTGAAGGTCGTGCTGTTCAACAACTCCTCCCTCGGCATGGTCGAGTTGGAGATGCTGGTCGCCGGCCTCCCGTCGTACGGCACCGCGAACAAGAACCCCGACTTCGCCGCCGTCGCCCGCGCCTGTGGTGCGTACGGGGTGCGCGTCGAGAAGCCCAAGGACCTCCCAGGGGCCCTGAAGGACGCCTTCAAGCACAAGGGGCCGGCCCTCGTCGACGTCGTCACCGACCCCAACGCGCTGTCCATCCCGCCGAAGATCAAGGCAGAGATGGTGACCGGCTTCGCCCTGTCCGCCTCGAAGATCGTGCTGGACGGCGGGGTCGGCCGGATGCTGCAGATGGCCCGCTCCAACCTGCGCAACGTGCCCCGGTTCTAG
- a CDS encoding protein phosphatase 2C domain-containing protein has protein sequence MSQQGGRPTGHEDDWWRELYEDSTDDTGPTPARDSLDDRFASASGAVGDGTEGRTGGSPDRPAARSLGADPVVPGPRTGADDVPAPTRPNGRAPQRAPWEPPPPRPTGPMSFPTAPEPPGRPERTPDRAPTDEPPRDATASTGPRPPSDGQPGSVSSETAGPPSDEWPGGASSAATGSRSSSGERSGGATTPAAAPRPPSESLGPPAPPAFPASRTPSVPPPPTAPPAWPKAEASSATEAGPPAGPASQAPAAGSGGSASDPPEPGGSTSASAPPEPGGATSPDAEPQDAAYPTPTPTPAAWPPVPRRPAASPPVTPHPVTSPHVTSSPDGQPPLPPLPTEPPSADPRAAVPRPVPTRPVDPPPSPPTNPPPDQDGPRIERPTPAPRPRGHVGTRPPTYDAEPTALPAADPDDLDDLVADTVLDGARYGACTLRAVSVRGDSARYRGEPRRDSLLTARFGTGEHALLLVAMATGARAAPGAHRAAAEACHWIGRAVGRSHARLAEDIRDGRRGDLKSGLHRLTDRSLGKLRASAHEQGVDPEEYAAGLRCLLLSADPGCRTRVFFGVGPGGLFRLREGEWQDIEPQVTDIKGEPVLGYGSPPSETPGGDRLTMDLGIPTPPSPYEPAPEPPREPFRFRTSVARPGDTLLMCSGGLAEPLRGEPELGEYLAERWSRPEPPGLAEFLADSQVRVKGYADDRTAAAVWEA, from the coding sequence ATGAGCCAGCAGGGGGGAAGGCCCACCGGTCACGAGGACGACTGGTGGAGGGAGTTGTACGAGGACTCCACCGACGACACGGGCCCCACACCGGCACGGGATTCGCTGGACGACCGGTTCGCGTCGGCGTCGGGGGCGGTGGGAGACGGGACGGAGGGGCGGACCGGCGGCTCTCCGGACCGGCCGGCGGCGCGGTCCCTCGGCGCGGATCCGGTGGTTCCGGGGCCCCGGACGGGTGCCGACGACGTGCCGGCCCCGACCCGCCCGAACGGCCGGGCGCCGCAACGCGCCCCTTGGGAGCCGCCACCGCCCCGGCCCACCGGGCCCATGAGCTTCCCGACCGCGCCGGAACCGCCGGGTCGCCCCGAGCGGACCCCCGACCGCGCCCCGACGGACGAACCGCCACGCGACGCGACGGCCTCGACCGGGCCTCGTCCCCCCTCGGACGGGCAGCCGGGCAGCGTGTCCTCGGAGACGGCCGGTCCGCCTTCGGACGAGTGGCCGGGCGGCGCATCCTCGGCTGCGACCGGCTCCCGTTCGTCCTCGGGTGAGCGGTCAGGCGGCGCCACCACGCCCGCGGCCGCCCCCCGTCCGCCCTCGGAGAGCCTGGGGCCGCCTGCACCCCCGGCGTTCCCCGCCTCGCGGACGCCCTCGGTGCCGCCGCCTCCCACGGCCCCTCCGGCCTGGCCGAAAGCGGAGGCGTCGTCGGCCACCGAGGCGGGCCCACCCGCCGGCCCCGCTTCTCAGGCCCCTGCCGCCGGCTCCGGTGGCTCCGCGTCCGATCCGCCCGAGCCCGGCGGGTCCACGTCGGCGTCGGCTCCGCCCGAGCCGGGGGGAGCCACGTCCCCCGATGCCGAGCCTCAAGACGCCGCATACCCGACCCCGACTCCGACGCCGGCCGCGTGGCCGCCCGTGCCGCGGCGCCCCGCCGCTTCACCGCCCGTGACGCCCCACCCCGTCACCTCGCCACACGTGACGTCCAGCCCCGACGGTCAGCCGCCCCTGCCGCCGCTCCCCACCGAGCCGCCGTCCGCGGATCCGCGTGCCGCGGTGCCTCGGCCGGTGCCGACGCGCCCCGTCGATCCTCCGCCCTCACCCCCCACGAACCCGCCGCCCGACCAGGACGGCCCCCGGATCGAGCGTCCCACCCCGGCTCCCCGGCCCCGAGGCCACGTGGGCACCCGGCCGCCCACGTACGACGCCGAACCCACCGCTCTCCCGGCCGCCGACCCGGACGACCTCGACGATCTCGTGGCGGACACCGTGCTGGACGGGGCACGGTACGGGGCCTGTACGCTGCGGGCCGTTTCCGTGCGGGGCGACTCCGCGCGCTATCGGGGCGAGCCCCGCAGGGACTCGCTGCTCACCGCCCGGTTCGGGACGGGTGAGCACGCGCTGCTGCTGGTGGCGATGGCGACCGGGGCCCGGGCCGCACCGGGTGCGCACCGGGCCGCCGCCGAGGCCTGTCACTGGATCGGGCGGGCCGTCGGACGCAGCCACGCACGTCTGGCCGAGGACATAAGGGACGGCCGGCGCGGCGACCTGAAGTCCGGGCTGCACCGGCTCACCGACCGCAGCCTCGGCAAGCTCCGGGCCAGCGCCCACGAGCAGGGCGTCGACCCCGAGGAGTACGCGGCCGGCCTGCGCTGCCTGCTGCTGTCCGCCGACCCCGGGTGCCGCACGCGCGTGTTCTTCGGGGTCGGACCGGGCGGACTGTTCCGGTTGCGCGAGGGGGAGTGGCAGGACATCGAGCCGCAGGTCACCGACATCAAGGGCGAACCGGTTCTGGGCTACGGCTCGCCGCCCTCCGAGACCCCCGGGGGCGACCGGCTCACCATGGACCTGGGCATCCCGACCCCGCCCAGCCCGTACGAACCGGCCCCGGAACCGCCCCGGGAGCCCTTCCGCTTCCGGACCTCCGTCGCCCGCCCGGGTGACACGCTCCTGATGTGCAGCGGCGGCCTCGCCGAGCCCCTGCGCGGGGAGCCCGAGCTGGGCGAGTACCTGGCCGAGCGGTGGTCCCGTCCCGAACCGCCCGGCCTCGCCGAGTTCCTCGCCGACTCCCAGGTGCGGGTCAAGGGTTATGCGGACGACCGTACGGCCGCGGCGGTTTGGGAGGCGTGA
- a CDS encoding DUF456 domain-containing protein codes for MGVWDLLLVGLVILLGLCGVLLPAMPGSLLVWAAVMWWALKDPRPVTWWVLVGATVLLLVSQAVRWALPPRRLRMNRTSRRMLACAGVGSVLGFVLVPVLGAIPGFLGGVYLFERFRLGRHADAVAALRTVMRAGGSSILAELFTCQLIAAAWVGAVVWG; via the coding sequence ATGGGAGTGTGGGACCTCCTGCTGGTCGGGCTGGTCATCCTGCTCGGGCTGTGCGGAGTGCTGCTGCCCGCCATGCCGGGATCGTTGCTGGTGTGGGCCGCGGTCATGTGGTGGGCGCTGAAGGATCCGCGGCCCGTCACATGGTGGGTGCTGGTCGGGGCCACGGTCCTGCTGCTGGTCTCCCAGGCCGTCCGCTGGGCTCTGCCGCCGCGGCGGCTGCGGATGAACCGCACCAGCCGCCGCATGCTGGCGTGCGCCGGCGTCGGGTCCGTCCTCGGCTTCGTCCTGGTCCCCGTCCTCGGCGCGATCCCGGGGTTCCTCGGCGGTGTCTACCTCTTCGAACGGTTCCGCCTCGGCCGTCACGCCGACGCGGTCGCCGCCCTGCGCACGGTCATGCGCGCGGGCGGCTCCAGCATTCTGGCCGAACTGTTCACCTGCCAGCTGATCGCGGCGGCCTGGGTGGGCGCGGTCGTCTGGGGCTGA
- a CDS encoding methylated-DNA--[protein]-cysteine S-methyltransferase, with protein MTCPTYWTSVPGPLGPLLLTAAPTGELTSLSVPGQKGGREVREDWRRDPGPFREAEEQLAAYFAGELKEFRLTWRTEGTAFREKVWEALDDIPYGSTTTYGEIAARIGAPRAAVRAVGGAIGANPLLVVRPCHRVIGADGALTGYAGGLDRKVRLLTHEGVLPA; from the coding sequence ATGACCTGCCCGACCTACTGGACGAGTGTGCCCGGCCCCCTCGGGCCGCTGCTCCTGACCGCCGCCCCGACCGGCGAGCTGACCTCACTGTCGGTGCCCGGGCAGAAGGGCGGGCGCGAGGTGCGGGAGGACTGGCGACGCGACCCCGGGCCCTTCCGGGAGGCCGAGGAGCAGCTCGCCGCCTACTTCGCCGGGGAGCTGAAGGAGTTCCGCCTGACCTGGCGTACCGAAGGCACCGCCTTCCGCGAGAAGGTCTGGGAAGCGCTGGACGACATCCCCTACGGCTCGACCACGACCTACGGCGAGATCGCCGCGCGCATCGGGGCGCCCCGGGCTGCCGTGCGGGCCGTCGGCGGTGCGATCGGCGCGAATCCGCTGCTGGTGGTCCGCCCGTGCCACCGGGTGATCGGGGCGGACGGCGCACTGACCGGATACGCGGGGGGCCTGGACCGCAAGGTGCGGCTGCTGACGCACGAGGGCGTCCTTCCTGCCTGA
- a CDS encoding DNA-3-methyladenine glycosylase 2 family protein, with the protein MRDQGTDEDTRYEAVRSRDARFDGVFFFAVETTGIYCRPSCPAVTPKRANVRFFATAAAAQGSGFRACRRCRPDAVPGSAEWNARADVVGRAVRLIADGVVDREGVAGLAGRLGYSARQVQRQLTAELGAGPVALARAQRAHTARVLVQTTGLPITEIAFASGFASVRQFNDTIRAVYASTPSELRAAAPKHGRNRRTATPNAGIPLRLAHRGPYLAGPVFDLLEHEAVPGIEEVSGPPGARTYRRTLRLPYGTGIVAVDERPGAPRTGLGAHPGGWLDARLHLTDPRDLTTAVQRLRRLFDLDADPYAVDERLAADPRLAPLVAARPGLRSPGTADPEELAVRALTGRTEAERLVRRYGKALDAPCGSLTHLFPEPAVLAGAEPGGTLGALTAALADGAVRLDPGADRDDAQDALRSVPGLDARTVADIRTRALGDPDVAPPGLDVPDSWRPWRSYALNHLRAAGEWESR; encoded by the coding sequence GTGAGAGACCAGGGAACGGACGAGGACACCAGGTACGAGGCCGTGCGCAGTCGTGACGCCCGTTTCGACGGGGTGTTCTTCTTCGCCGTCGAGACGACCGGCATCTACTGTCGGCCGAGCTGCCCCGCGGTCACCCCCAAGCGGGCCAACGTACGGTTCTTCGCCACGGCCGCCGCCGCGCAGGGCTCGGGCTTCCGGGCCTGCCGTCGGTGCCGCCCGGACGCCGTGCCCGGCTCCGCCGAGTGGAACGCCCGCGCGGACGTGGTGGGCCGGGCCGTGCGGCTGATCGCCGACGGCGTCGTCGACCGGGAAGGCGTCGCCGGGCTCGCCGGACGTCTCGGCTACAGCGCACGGCAGGTGCAGCGGCAGCTCACCGCCGAACTCGGCGCCGGCCCGGTCGCCCTCGCCCGGGCCCAGCGGGCCCACACCGCACGCGTCCTCGTCCAGACCACCGGACTTCCGATCACCGAGATCGCCTTCGCGTCGGGCTTCGCCAGCGTGCGGCAGTTCAACGACACGATCCGGGCGGTGTACGCGTCGACCCCGAGCGAGCTGCGCGCCGCCGCGCCGAAGCACGGCCGGAACCGCCGTACGGCCACCCCGAACGCCGGCATCCCGCTCCGGCTCGCCCACCGCGGCCCCTACCTCGCCGGACCCGTCTTCGACCTGCTCGAACACGAGGCCGTACCCGGCATCGAGGAGGTGAGCGGCCCGCCCGGCGCCCGCACCTACCGGCGCACCCTCCGCCTCCCGTACGGCACCGGCATCGTCGCCGTCGACGAACGCCCCGGCGCCCCCCGGACCGGACTCGGCGCCCACCCGGGCGGCTGGCTCGACGCCCGGCTGCACCTCACCGACCCGCGTGACCTGACCACCGCCGTCCAGCGGCTGCGGCGGTTGTTCGACCTCGACGCCGATCCCTACGCCGTCGACGAGCGCCTCGCCGCAGACCCGCGCCTCGCCCCGCTGGTCGCCGCCCGGCCCGGCCTGCGCTCGCCGGGCACCGCCGACCCGGAGGAACTCGCGGTACGCGCCCTGACCGGCCGCACCGAGGCGGAACGGCTCGTACGCCGCTACGGCAAGGCCCTCGACGCCCCCTGCGGCAGCCTCACCCACCTCTTCCCCGAGCCGGCCGTGCTCGCCGGCGCCGAGCCCGGCGGCACCCTCGGCGCGCTCACCGCCGCCCTCGCCGACGGTGCCGTACGCCTGGACCCGGGCGCCGACCGGGACGACGCGCAGGACGCCCTGCGGTCCGTGCCCGGCCTGGACGCCCGTACGGTGGCCGACATCCGCACCCGCGCCCTCGGCGACCCGGACGTCGCCCCGCCCGGCCTCGACGTCCCCGACAGCTGGCGCCCATGGCGCTCGTACGCACTGAACCACCTGCGCGCAGCAGGGGAGTGGGAGTCCCGATGA
- the rsgA gene encoding ribosome small subunit-dependent GTPase A → MSFSSLPGSSSSASHPLEPYGWDAGWETEFAPYEAEGLLIGRVVRVDRGQCDVVTADGPLRADTAFVTPHDPLRVVCTGDWVAVEPGGNPRYVRTCLPRRTAFVRSTSSQRSEGQILAANVDHAVIAVSLAVELDLGRIERFLALAWESGAQPVVVLTKADLVPDAVTRAHLVQDVETSAPGVPVVPVSSVDGDGLDVVAALVGGGTSVLLGQSGAGKSTLANALLGEDVMTVQATRDVDGKGRHTTTTRNLLVLPGGGVLIDTPGLRGVGLWDAGTGVGQVFSEIEELAERCRFHDCAHEAEPGCAVLAAIDSGELPVRRLESYRKLLRENQRIVAKTDARLRAEIRKDWKRKGAIGKAALEAKRGAHWRA, encoded by the coding sequence TTGTCTTTCTCTTCTCTCCCGGGTTCGTCCTCCTCTGCCTCGCATCCGCTCGAGCCCTACGGCTGGGACGCGGGCTGGGAGACCGAGTTCGCCCCGTACGAGGCCGAAGGCCTGCTCATCGGCCGGGTCGTGCGGGTCGACCGCGGGCAGTGTGACGTCGTCACCGCCGACGGGCCGCTGCGGGCCGACACCGCGTTCGTCACCCCGCACGACCCCCTGCGGGTCGTGTGCACCGGCGACTGGGTCGCCGTCGAACCCGGCGGGAACCCGCGCTACGTCCGCACCTGCCTGCCGCGCCGCACCGCCTTCGTCCGCTCCACCTCCTCGCAGCGGTCCGAGGGGCAGATCCTCGCGGCCAACGTCGACCACGCCGTGATCGCCGTGTCCCTCGCGGTCGAGCTCGACCTCGGCCGCATCGAGCGGTTCCTCGCGCTCGCCTGGGAATCCGGGGCCCAGCCCGTCGTCGTCCTCACCAAGGCCGACCTCGTGCCGGACGCCGTGACCCGCGCGCACCTCGTCCAGGACGTGGAGACGAGCGCGCCCGGCGTGCCGGTCGTGCCCGTCAGCTCCGTCGACGGGGACGGGCTCGACGTGGTCGCCGCGCTCGTCGGCGGGGGGACGTCCGTGCTGCTCGGGCAGTCCGGCGCGGGCAAGTCGACCCTCGCCAACGCGCTGCTCGGCGAGGACGTCATGACCGTCCAGGCCACCCGTGACGTCGACGGCAAGGGCCGCCACACCACGACCACGCGCAATCTCCTCGTCCTGCCCGGCGGAGGCGTCCTGATCGACACCCCCGGACTGCGCGGCGTCGGACTCTGGGACGCCGGGACCGGTGTCGGGCAGGTGTTCTCCGAGATCGAGGAACTGGCCGAGCGGTGCCGCTTCCACGACTGCGCCCACGAGGCGGAGCCGGGGTGCGCCGTACTGGCCGCGATCGACAGCGGTGAGCTGCCGGTGCGGCGGCTGGAGAGCTACCGCAAGCTGCTGCGGGAGAACCAGCGCATCGTCGCCAAGACCGACGCCCGTCTCCGGGCCGAGATCCGCAAGGACTGGAAGCGGAAGGGAGCGATCGGCAAGGCCGCGTTGGAGGCGAAGCGGGGGGCGCACTGGCGCGCGTAG
- a CDS encoding DUF4234 domain-containing protein — protein sequence MSGRAGKTRNIFLVWLIWPLITLGIYHLVWYYKVNREAREFDSRIEVNPALAVLAVTVGWLVIVPPFVSVYNTGLRIARMQQSAGMERSCNPWIGFILYIVAVLFPLYYQHELNQIWARYQNAEEGEQVPLAA from the coding sequence ATGTCAGGTCGCGCAGGCAAGACCCGCAATATCTTTCTGGTGTGGCTGATCTGGCCGCTGATCACGCTGGGCATCTACCACCTGGTCTGGTACTACAAAGTGAATCGCGAGGCCCGGGAATTCGATTCACGCATCGAGGTCAATCCGGCGCTGGCGGTGCTGGCCGTCACGGTCGGCTGGCTGGTGATCGTTCCGCCCTTCGTTTCGGTCTACAACACCGGTCTGCGCATTGCGCGCATGCAGCAGTCGGCCGGGATGGAACGGAGCTGCAATCCCTGGATCGGCTTCATCCTCTACATCGTGGCCGTGCTGTTCCCGCTCTACTACCAGCACGAGCTGAACCAGATCTGGGCTCGGTACCAGAACGCTGAAGAGGGCGAGCAGGTGCCGCTCGCGGCCTGA
- a CDS encoding cellulose-binding domain-containing protein has protein sequence MPDLPTPQDATEAALFSECWDAVLAYADLCTSGSTAAAQLGREAFAHGIREARAAETGAVRGTARRPARLPRIPLLLTSVRTTAAAWEEEGQGHKLDPDLRLWLNSDKAARYSGPPLQRPLALRGLRDLQQADAELLWFTEVEALPLSVVARRLGLDPDGAAEELQQVRTLFRDRCHRNHLDTPMDARCRSYARLLDAVTRSSAAETPGDLSRHLATCVQCAEAAACLRLHGGALPGALAGGVIGWGGLAYLERRRRAAEVRLAAGRPGSADKAAGEPEDGEQKARVARNGLLVAAVLVSVLALGVSLMPFGGGGDDLGASGGADRQPVADPAPPLPSAPSLPPATSKPADRTTQGTKQPEKSGKPEGRNRHTEPQGTSSSTERTEPDESGDPVCRVEYDLVNQWPDGFQATVTVTSAEALDSWRVAWSFRDGQKVGQMWDASVSQDGSRVTATAADYNKSVPAGGDLAFGFLASWHGKNSPPYDFEVNGHACAKGS, from the coding sequence ATGCCCGACCTGCCGACCCCTCAGGACGCCACCGAGGCCGCGCTGTTCTCCGAGTGCTGGGACGCGGTCCTCGCGTACGCGGACCTGTGCACCTCCGGTTCCACGGCCGCCGCACAGCTCGGCCGCGAGGCGTTCGCACACGGCATACGCGAGGCCCGCGCCGCCGAGACCGGCGCGGTCCGCGGCACCGCCCGCCGCCCGGCCCGGCTGCCCCGCATACCTCTGCTGCTGACCTCCGTACGCACCACGGCAGCGGCCTGGGAGGAGGAGGGGCAGGGCCACAAACTCGACCCCGACCTGCGCCTGTGGCTCAACTCGGACAAAGCCGCCCGATACTCCGGCCCGCCCCTGCAGCGCCCGCTCGCGCTGCGCGGCCTGCGCGATCTGCAGCAGGCGGACGCGGAACTGCTGTGGTTCACCGAGGTGGAGGCGCTGCCGCTGTCCGTGGTCGCCCGCCGCCTGGGCCTCGACCCGGACGGCGCCGCCGAGGAACTCCAGCAGGTGCGCACCCTGTTCCGGGACCGCTGCCACCGCAACCACCTCGACACGCCGATGGACGCTCGGTGCCGCAGCTACGCCCGGCTGCTGGACGCCGTCACCCGCTCCTCCGCGGCCGAGACCCCCGGCGACCTCTCACGGCACCTCGCCACCTGCGTGCAGTGCGCCGAGGCCGCCGCCTGCCTGCGCCTGCACGGCGGCGCCCTGCCCGGGGCGCTGGCCGGCGGAGTGATCGGCTGGGGCGGCCTCGCCTATCTGGAGCGCCGCCGCCGCGCCGCAGAGGTGCGGCTCGCTGCGGGACGCCCCGGCTCGGCGGACAAGGCGGCCGGTGAACCGGAGGACGGCGAGCAGAAGGCACGCGTCGCCCGCAACGGCCTCCTCGTCGCGGCGGTCCTGGTCTCCGTGCTGGCTCTCGGCGTCTCCCTGATGCCCTTCGGCGGCGGAGGCGACGACCTCGGCGCATCCGGTGGCGCCGACCGCCAGCCGGTGGCCGACCCCGCTCCGCCCCTGCCGTCCGCCCCGTCCCTGCCGCCCGCCACCTCCAAGCCGGCCGACCGGACCACCCAGGGCACGAAGCAGCCGGAGAAGTCCGGCAAGCCGGAGGGCAGGAACCGCCACACCGAACCGCAGGGCACCTCCTCGTCCACCGAGCGCACCGAACCCGACGAGAGCGGGGACCCCGTCTGCCGGGTCGAGTACGACCTGGTCAACCAGTGGCCCGACGGCTTCCAGGCCACCGTCACCGTCACCAGCGCCGAGGCCCTCGACTCCTGGCGCGTCGCCTGGTCCTTCCGGGACGGCCAGAAGGTCGGCCAGATGTGGGACGCCTCCGTCTCCCAGGACGGCTCCCGCGTCACCGCCACCGCCGCCGACTACAACAAGTCGGTCCCCGCGGGCGGCGACCTGGCCTTCGGCTTCCTCGCCTCCTGGCACGGCAAGAACTCCCCGCCGTACGACTTCGAGGTGAACGGCCACGCCTGCGCGAAGGGCAGTTGA